In one Alnus glutinosa chromosome 12, dhAlnGlut1.1, whole genome shotgun sequence genomic region, the following are encoded:
- the LOC133852248 gene encoding glutamate receptor 3.6-like, which produces MNMSWLLVVIFWHGLFIGTGAKGVRVSTRPNVINIGAILSFNSSIGKVAKVAIEAAVEDVNSNPTVLNGTKLKLAMQDTKESSGFLGLVEALRFMENDTVAIVGPQQSVLAHVVSHIANELHVPLLSFAATDPALSSLQFPYFVRTTQSDLFQMSAVAEIVGYYEWRDVIVIYIDDEHGRNGFAALSDKLADKRCKISYKAPMSPKVGPNEISETLLKVGLMESRVIILHIYASWGLEVVDLAWNMGMMESGYVWIAIDWLSTLLDTESNSLPPAARDSIQGVLTLRMHTSDSELKRKFVSRWNNLTDGHFGLNAYGLYAYDTVWLLAHALEAFLNQGGHISFSNDPRLAQFHGGNLQFDRMSIFDGGQTLLSSILEVNISGVTGPIKFTSDGNLIGTAYEVINVIGTGISRIGYWSNSSGLSQKLNAQTNRSRSNNLYGVIWPGQTTQKPRGWVFLNNGRQLRVGVPVRINFREFVSRVDGSDTFRGYCIDVFNAALTILPYAVPYKFIPFGDGHINPVFTDLLHKITTGDFDAAVGDIAIATDRTKMVDFTQPYIETGLVVVAPVRKLNSSAWAFLRPFTPMMWGVTGIFFLAVGVVVWILERRTNDDFQGPPRKQIATIIWFSFATLFTAHREKTESGLGRMVLLIWLFVVLILNSNYIASLTSILTVQQLSYSVKGIESLTSSNDPIGYQRGSSAENYLIDELNIHKSRLVPLDSEEEFETALNNGPKKGGVAAVVEKRAHMELFLATRCEFGIVGQEFTKMGWGFAFQRESPLAVDMSPLAVDMSTAILKLSESGELQKIHDKWLSRKACSSEGTKQNIDRLPLKSFWGLFLLCGSACFAALFLYVIKMVHLYMRHSGRSSQSFLSFVKEKEKDVHKIQDPEKMRKRRKRPGYQMEESMKMNL; this is translated from the exons ATGAATATGTCTTGGCTTCTGGTAGTGATTTTCTGGCATGGGCTTTTCATTGGCACTGGCGCCAAGGGTGTTCGTGTCTCTACAAGACCGAATGTTATTAATATTGGCGCTATTCTCTCTTTCAATTCTTCCATTGGGAAAGTGGCAAAAGTTGCCATAGAAGCTGCAGTCGAAGATGTGAATTCAAATCCAACGGTTCTAAATGGAACTAAACTGAAACTTGCCATGCAAGATACAAAAGAATCTAGCGGATTTCTGGGACTCGTTGAAG CTTTGCGGTTTATGGAGAATGATACAGTGGCCATAGTTGGTCCCCAACAGTCAGTTTTGGCGCATGTAGTTTCTCATATTGCGAATGAGCTTCACGTCCCCCTATTATCTTTTGCAGCAACAGATCCCGCCCTGAGTTCACTCCAGTTCCCTTACTTTGTTAGGACAACGCAGAGCGACCTCTTTCAGATGTCTGCTGTAGCAGAGATCGTAGGCTACTACGAATGGAGAGATGTAATAGTAATCTATATTGATGATGAGCATGGCAGAAATGGGTTTGCTGCATTAAGTGACAAGCTCGCTGATAAACGTTGTAAAATCTCGTACAAAGCACCTATGAGCCCTAAAGTAGGCCCGAATGAAATCTCCGAGACACTGCTTAAGGTTGGGCTCATGGAGTCTCGGGTAATTATCCTCCACATATATGCTTCATGGGGTCTAGAGGTAGTTGATTTGGCATGGAACATGGGGATGATGGAAAGTGGATATGTGTGGATAGCTATTGATTGGCTCTCGACTTTACTTGACACAGAATCTAATTCCCTCCCTCCAGCGGCAAGGGATAGTATTCAAGGGGTTCTTACCTTGCGCATGCACACTTCGGATTCAGAACTCAAAAGGAAATTTGTTTCGAGATGGAACAACTTGACAGACGGGCATTTCGGACTAAATGCTTATGGTCTGTATGCCTACGACACTGTTTGGCTTCTTGCTCATGCACTTGAAGCATTTCTAAATCAGGGGGGacatatttcattttcaaatgatCCGAGATTAGCCCAGTTCCATGGAGGTAACTTGCAGTTTGATAGGATGAGCATCTTTGATGGAGGGCAGACGTTGCTTTCTAGCATTTTAGAGGTGAATATAAGCGGTGTAACAGGCCCGATCAAGTTCACTTCAGATGGGAACCTCATTGGTACTGCATATGAAGTCATCAATGTGATTGGCACAGGGATCAGCAGAATTGGTTATTGGTCCAATTCTTCCGGCTTGTCGCAAAAGCTCAACGCACAAACAAATCGTTCCCGTTCAAATAATCTATATGGTGTCATCTGGCCGGGACAAACAACTCAAAAGCCGCGTGGGTGGGTATTCTTAAACAACGGAAGGCAATTGCGGGTTGGAGTCCCAGTCCGAATTAATTTTCGTGAATTTGTTTCACGAGTAGATGGCTCTGATACCTTTCGTGGTTACTGCATTGATGTATTTAATGCTGCACTGACAATATTACCATATGCAGTCCCGTATAAGTTCATTCCATTTGGAGATGGACATATCAATCCCGTATTCACAGATCTTCTGCACAAGATCACAACGGGT GACTTCGATGCTGCGGTTGGCGACATTGCAATTGCCACTGATCGGACAAAGATGGTGGATTTTACGCAGCCATATATTGAGACAGGGCTCGTTGTAGTGGCCCCCGTTCGAAAACTCAACTCTAGTGCTTGGGCGTTTCTGAGACCATTTACTCCAATGATGTGGGGTGTCACAGGTATATTTTTTCTTGCTGTCGGAGTAGTTGTTTGGATTTTGGAGCGTAGGACAAACGATGATTTCCAGGGCCCTCCTAGAAAACAGATTGCCACGATCATTTG GTTTAGCTTTGCAACTTTGTTTACTGCTCATA GAGAAAAGACTGAGAGTGGCCTTGGTCGCATGGTGCTTCTAATATGGCTTTTTGTAGTTCTAATACTCAATTCCAATTACATTGCAAGTTTGACCTCAATCCTCACAGTCCAACAGCTTTCTTACTCTGTCAAAGGGATTGAAAGTTTGACAAGCAGCAATGATCCCATTGGTTACCAGCGCGGTTCATCAGCTGAAAATTATTTAATCGACGAGCTCAACATACATAAGTCCAGACTTGTTCCTCTTGACTCGGAAGAAGAATTTGAGACAGCCTTGAACAATGGCCCCAAGAAGGGTGGTGTTGCTGCTGTGGTTGAAAAGCGAGCACATATGGAGCTCTTCCTCGCTACCAGATGTGAATTTGGTATAGTAGGTCAAGAGTTCACCAAAATGGGATGGGGTTTT GCTTTTCAACGGGAGTCACCCCTAGCAGTTGACATGTCACCCCTAGCAGTTGACATGTCAACCGCCATCTTAAAGTTGTCAGAGAGTGGGGAATTACAAAAGATTCATGACAAGTGGCTTTCAAGAAAAGCTTGCAGCTCAGAAGGCACAAAGCAAAACATAGATCGCCTCCCGCTTAAAAGTTTCTGGGGGCTCTTTTTACTGTGTGGCTCAGCTTGCTTTGCTGCTCTCTTTTTGTATGTTATTAAGATGGTTCATCTGTACATGAGGCATTCTGGCCGGAGCTCGCAATCATTTCTCTCATTtgttaaagaaaaggaaaaggatgtTCATAAAATCCAAGACCCAGAAAAAATGAGAAAGCGAAGGAAGAGGCCAGGGTATCAAATGGAAGAGTCCATGAAGATGAATTTGTAA
- the LOC133883046 gene encoding U1 small nuclear ribonucleoprotein C — translation MPRYYCDYCDTYLTHDSPSVRKQHNAGYKHKHNVRTYYQQFEEQQTQSLIDQRIKEHLGQAAAFQQVGAAYNQHLLGQRPRLPVLPTPVMSHIPGSSPLLPGMRPPVLPRPISGPPGYLSSPTMPPMMVPPGAPSFPGQLNAIPRPPVSAATTVPGSTAGPTSNGAPPMVAPPLYQASPAPSTSGGYDNLNANAQATEANH, via the exons ATGCCACG GTACTACTGTGATTATTGTGACACCTACTTGACACACGATTCC CCATCTGTAAGAAAGCAGCACAATGCAGGttacaagcacaagcacaatgTTCGGACATACTATCAACAATTTGAGGAGCAACAAACCCAAAGCTTGATCGACCAAAGGATTAAGGAACATCTTGGGCAAGCTGCAGCATTCCAGCAGGTTGGTGCTGCTTACAATCAACATCTACTGGGTCAGAGGCCCCGCCTTCCGGTTCTACCTACACCCGTAATGTCACATATACCTGGAAGTTCACCATTACTCCCAGGGATGAGACCTCCTGTTTTACCAAGACCAATTTCTGGACCTCCAG GGTATCTGTCTTCTCCGACAATGCCACCTATGATGGTTCCACCTGGTGCTCCTTCCTTTCCTGGTCAATTGAATGCTATTCCAAGGCCTCCTGTGAGTGCAGCCACAACAGTTCCTGGAAGCACAGCAGGACCAACTTCCAATGGTGCCCCACCTATGGTCGCACCGCCATTGTATCAAGCCAGTCCAGCGCCATCAACAAGTGGGGGCTATGATAATCTCAATGCCAATGCCCAAGCTACTGAGGCTAATCATTAG